Proteins encoded together in one Rana temporaria chromosome 6, aRanTem1.1, whole genome shotgun sequence window:
- the LOC120942954 gene encoding uncharacterized protein LOC120942954 produces the protein MEEIERQTLDKLYHIKSIMKEAQSHKRPGRFQRRISRRTSGHKVGIFCSEEMNTRWLEEVLSSKIFNGQVRKFECIIFKGKKNIKEDASKYTFCICLCNRQNWTHIVSSPWREAVEILLGLRPLIVVILDAKDSSENGKKKILQTLSNAGIESRHLFLFSRSDTRTQHPSPKIQTEPEPRGPDVGNAKEKKNSLFDTLKKKLTNRSNRSKKGSRPPLPNLDTPDQDRSRNPSVSYPGHTQEKPSYKESTKIECPPSYSKLPKRERSESLECGAAGKPGVSDPYTGAKKVRVRKLSKGGSILWGTCPGLACSIGDLYEGPWPGLL, from the exons ATGGAGGAGATCGAGAGACAAACACTTGATAAGCTTTACCATATAAAAAGCATCATGAAAGAGGCACAAA GTCACAAGAGGCCCGGACGGTTTCAGAGAAGAATATCTAGG AGGACATCAGGACACAAGGTTGGGATCTTCTGTTCGGAGGAGATGAACACCAGATGGCTAGAAGAAGTGTTGAGTTCTAAGATTTTTAATGGTCAAGTTAGGAAGTTTGAATGCATCATATTTAAAGGCAAAAAGAACATAAAAGAGGAcgcttccaagtacactttctgCATCTGCCTTTGTAATAGGCAAAACTGGACCCACATTGTGTCATCTCCATGGAGAGAGGCGGTGGAGATACTTTTGG GACTGAGGCCCCTGATAGTGGTGATTCTTGATGCGAAGGACAGCAGTGAGAATGGGAAGAAGAAGATTCTACAGACCCTGAGCAATGCTGGAATAGAAAGCAGACATCTCTTTCTCTTTAGCAGATCAGATACCCGCACACAGCACCCCAGTCCAAAAATCCAGACAGAACCAGAGCCCAGAG GTCCTGATGTTGGCAatgcaaaagagaaaaaaaacagtctatttgatacactgaaaaaaaaattgacaaatcgTAGTAATCGTAGTAAAAAAG GTTCCCGGCCTCCACTTCCCAACCTAGACACCCCAGACCAGGACAGATCTAGGAATCCTTCCGTCTCCTATCCAGGACACACACAAGAAAAGCCTTCTTATAAAG aatctACAAAAATAGAATGTCCTCCCAGTTATTCCAAACTCCCAAAG AGGGAGAGGTCGGAGAGCTTGGAGTGTGGTGCTGCAGGAAAACCTGGGGTTTCTGATCCATATACAGGTGCAAAAAAGGTAAGAGTAAGAAAACTAAGTAAAGGGGGATCTATTTTATGGGGGACCTGCCCTGGCCTGGCCTGCTCTATAGGGGATCTATATGAAGGACCCTGGCCTGGCCTGCTCTAA